ATCCAGATCAGCGATGAACGCCGCCGAAGATCCGGGCTACAGAGTTCGACAATGACTGGAATTTTCCGCGCGTGCCAACGGGGCGGCGGTCACAAAGCCGCCGCTCAATCGTCAGCAAATCGCCCCGTTACCGCCGCACCGTACCCTCTTAAAGGTCCCATCGTCGCGACTTCGCCGGCCTTTGAGCGGCCGAGCGATCGACCGAGGCGGTCTTGCTGCCGATCAAATCACGCACTTGAAGAGGAATGAATATGATCAATCGTTACACATCTGTCGCAACATTGAGCACTGTGGTCTTCAGTCTGCTTGCTTTCAGCCCGGCATCCGCTGTCGACATGGCCCAGGCGCAACAGCAGCCGCCGGCGCAAGGCCAGACACCGATGCAGGGACAGCCCGGTGGCAACGGTGCGACAGCAGCCGTCAGCGATCAGAAAATCGAGGCCTTCGCCGTTGCCTATCTGCAGGTCGACAAGGTGAGGCAGGAATATTCGGCCAAGATCGGCGCGACGAAGGACGAGACTGCCAAGCAACAACTGCAGGAGGAAGCCAAGAAGCAGATGGTCGATACCGTCCAAGCTTCTCCCGATATCTCCGTCGAGGAATACTCGTCGATCCTGACGGCTGCGCAAAGCGACCCGGCTCTGGCCAAGAAGGTTCTGGAAAAGATAGGCACGCCGCCGCCGGGCCAGGAGCAGCCGCAGCAGGGGCAGCAGCAGCCGCAGCAATAGGCAGTGCTTAAGTCGCCATGAATAGGCTGCGGATGTCTTGCCGTTCGCGCCGGCAGCAGAGCCCGCCATTTGCCGGGCTCTGCTTTCCATCTCGGCAGTCGACGAAGAGATCGGCTAGACCAGGATGCCGAAAACCGCTCACACTTTTCGGCAAAATGCTCTGGTTCAGTATTGCGACCCGCTCTTGTTGTTCAGGTCGTGCCGTTCGGTGCCCGTCAGCGGCGGGTTGAAGATGCTGACGAGAACGAGATCCTGATCCTTGCCGCCGCGCAAATAATGCCGGTCGTGCTTGTCCAGCACATAGATATCACCGGCGCGGATCGGAAAGACGTTGCCGTCCATATCCTCCACTTCGCCCTCGCCCTTGATGCAATAGCAGGCCTCCAGATGATTGCGGTACTGAAGCAGGGCTTCGCTATTGGCGCGAACGACGGTATGGCACACCGTAAAACCCATGCCGTCGTCTTTAGTCAGCAAGCGGTGGCTCGTGCCGTTGCCCCAGTCGACGAAACGCTCGGTGAGCTCCACCTCCTTCAGATTTCTGACGAACATCGCCGATTCTCCTGATAAATTATTGAAGATACAGCGATGATTATTTTCATCGCCCACAACAATTAGCTATTGAAATAGCTGGCATTTTCAATTGATGATTTCTGCGTCATCTGTGAGGAAATTTTACAAATGCAATTGCCGCCGTTGAACGCCCTGCGCGCTTTCGAAGCCACGGCCCGCCTGATGAGCCTTTCGAAAGCGGGCGACGAACTGCACGTTACCCATGCGGCGATCAGCCATCAGATCAAGCATCTGGAGACCTGGCTCGGCCGCAAGCTGTTGCAGAAATCAGGCCGCGGCGTTGCGCTGACCGCAGCCGGCGGCGAATATTACCGCGCCGTGTCAGGATCGCTGGCGGCGATCGCGCATGCGACCGGCAACATGAGGCGCGATCACGACATGCGCACCGTCACCGTCGGCTGCATTCCCTCGATTGCATCGCGCTGGCTCGTCCCGGCCCTGCCCTCCTTCCAGGAGAGTGACCCCGATCTCGACGTCAGGATCGTCTATGCGCGTGCCGAAGAACGCTTCGACGACGAGAGCCTGGACGTGCTGATCACCATGGGCGAGGATCTGAGCGGCGGCAGGGAAAGCCGCCTGCTCTTCTCGCGCCGCAATCAGCCCGTCGCCAGCCGCCATTACCTTGCCAAACGCAACTGGACGATTGACGACGTCTCACTCGCCGGCGCCGATCTGCTGCACGACGAATCCGTCGACGGCTGGAAGGAATGGTTCCGCAAGGCCGGCCAGAAAGCGCCGGAACCGCTTCGAGGCCCGATATTCCAGGATTTCAACATGCTGGCGACGGCCGTGATCGCCGGCCATGGCGTGGCCCTCTGCCCCGTCGAGGTGTTCCGCCGCGAGATCGAGCGCGACGACCTGCTGGTGCTTTCCGACATCGCGACAGCAGAGAACCAGGGCTATTACGTCATATCGAACAGCTGGACGAAAAAGCCGGTGCGCCGCTTTATCGACTGGTTCATGACGGCGTGCGGATCCCCCGCGTGAGATCCCGTGCCCGCAGCTCATCGCAGGGTCGGCGTTGAATCGATGATGGAATTGGGTCGCAGTAATAAAGACGTGGCATAAGCCCATCCGAGCGCGAGTTGGGCAGAGTTGGGGATTGTTAATCAGAAATGCCTAATGTAAATCTTGGCGTGCACAAGTTGTGTGGGAGCTGATTTGCTACGATATCTGGTTATGACAAGCGACTAGGGAGGGCCTCGGACATGCAGAAAATTCGTGCGGCCCGCTCGGCCCTCGGACAAACAGAGGCAAAAACTTCGAGCTCGATCGACCGGCTTTTGTTCTTTGACCGCGATTTCAATCCCGTCGAGAATTTGTTGGGCAATGAGCTGCCTGCTTCTGTCAAACCAGCAGCGTCGTTTTGGGAGCATTTTCCAGAATTGGACAAATCGGCGATTACGCTCGCCCTCCGTTCCTTGGGCGACAGTGCCCAGCCTCTGCGAATATCGGGTGATCTTGGCACGCCAGCGTCGCACGGACTGACGATCTATCGGATCGGAGATCTGTTTGCCGTGGTTCGGTCCGAGGAATCCATCGACGATGAGCGCGCAACCCTTTTGCATCTGGCCACCCACGATCCGCTCACTGGACTGCCGAACCGACGCCAGTTCAGCGAGGACCTCACTGTATTGCTACGGGAGACCGCGGGCTCGAACGAGACCCTGTCCCTGATGCAACTCGATCTTGACGATTTCAAACCTGTTAACGACACGCTTGGGCATCCAGCCGGCGACAAGCTTCTTCAGCTCGCTGCAAGCCGCATCCAAGAGTGCCTTACCAGGGACGACAGAGCCTATCGATTGGCGGGTGACGAATTCACCGTCATATCAAGGGGCCCGGGACATCCCGCCAAAGGCCACCAGTTAGCGGAAGCTTTGGTTGATGCATTCAAAAAGCCCTTCACGATAGATGGCATCGCGCTATTTGTCGGTGCCAGTATCGGCATATCTGCTGCTCCGCCGGACGGTACAACTCCGGAGCAGCTGATGAAGGCGTCCGACGTCGCACTCTACGCCGCGAAGAAGGACGGGCGCGGTCGCGCAAGACCGTTTGATCCGTCAATGCTTGAGTTGCTGGAACAACGCGAACTGCTGCGCCGCAGCCTTCGCATGGCCCTGGTCCAAGAACAATTCTCTGTTGAGTACCAACCCATCGCCGAGGGTGGCAGCATTGTCGGCTTCGAAGCATTGCTCAGATGGAACCACCCTCTACTTGGAAAAATCCCACCAACGGCATTTATTCCGATGGCCGAGGCCGATGGAATGATGCCGGAAATAGGTGCATGGGTTTTGGAGCAGGCATGTCGCGAGGCAATGAAGTGGCCGCAGAACTATATCGTCGCGGTCAATTTGTCCGCGGCTGAATTCTTGACAAGCGGCCTCACTGATCGGGTATCCCAAACGCTAGACTTGATCGGGTTGCCGCCCGACCGTCTAGAGCTTGAGATAACCGAAAGCGTGCTCCTTGAGCGGACCGTCAACAATATCGACACCCTGAATACTCTCAACGTGCTAGGGATACGAATCTCGCTTGATGATTTCGGGACCGAATATTCTTCGCTCAGCTATCTGAAGACATTCCCTTTCGACACGATCAAAATCGACAAATATTTTATCACCGACCTCGAAAGCGATCTGAAAGGCCAGGCAATCGTCCGCTGCGTCGTCAACCTCGCACATGACCTCGACATGCAGGTGACAGCCGAAGGGGTAGAGACGCCAGGTCAGGCGGAATGGTTGCGCAGTGTGGGCTGCGACAGACTTCAAGGCTATTTGATTAGCAGGCCGCTTCCGGTCCAGGCGATTGCCGAGTTCATCAACCGGGCGGAAACATCCGTAAGCCCTGTGCTACCACAGTGAACAACCGATTTTCGCCATGCCTTTAGAGATCGCAGCATCAACCTGACGCCCCAGGTAAAAGAAGGGAGGGTGTATTGGAACAGGAAGCAGCTAGCTTCGATGACCATGCATTTGCGCCGATGGTATCGCTGGAACTGAACGTTGCAATGTTCAAATCCCGATGGCAGTTTTGCGACAAGATTACGGAATATCTCTCAGACATTCTCGGCCAAGGTCATAGCGATCCCGCTCGATATTCCAATTTTCTTTCCGTCGCGACGAACGAGCTCATTGAACTTGCTTTCCGTTCGACGAGCGAGCTGGGAAGGATCAGTTTCAGTCTCTACCGGAATGCGACATTCAATCGGCTGAGAATTACGTTTCCTTGCGAGGAAGCATCTAGAGCAAGCGAACACCAGCCTGTCCCCGGCGCCGGCTCTGGATACGTGGTGATGAAGTCCGACGGGACGGTTTTGCTCAGCGATTTGGCAGCAATATTCCGCGCCACGATCCGAATTGAGAAAGACGGCAGACAAGGGATTCAAATCATTGCGGATTTCCCCTCGACCGAGGACTTCCAATGAGCCTGCTTCCCCTACCCTTCACTGTTCATTTTGATCCGACAAATCAGGAGCTGTTGCTGTCTGGCAAGATACGGCCCGAAAGCGCCGCTGAAATCGCCGACGCCCTCAAGCTGGTGCAGCAAAGTTTGGAAAAATACAGCGGGGTCGTTTATGTCAATGTCAAACGTCTGACGCACATCAACATGACTGCCTTCGCGGCCCTCTCCGATATACTCGCGGCAAGTTGCCGGATCAGACCGGAACGGAAGATCATCATCATTACGTCGAGCGTGGTGGCATGGTCGACCTCTTTGTTCGAGACGCTGGCGGCAGCACAACCAAACCTGTCGGTTCAAGTCTACGATTCGGCATTTTATCCAGGCCAGAGCTTTGTCGAGGATGAGACTTTCATCCCCATTCTGCGCACCCAGACGAAAATGACATGGAGGCACGAACGTGAACTGTTGCCTCGCCACGGCCTGCACAACGGTCTTGTCATCGCCGATATCTGTTGCGGAATTGGTGATTTCGCGGCCTTGATACAGAGGGAATTTAAACCGGCACGCCTTGTCGCGCTGGATCATTCCGTGCGCAGCCTCGAATATGCTCGCAGGGTCGCTGCCGACTTCGATCTCCAGGGAATCGAGTACACCTACGGTGACGCCTCCCAAATGCTGCTGCGAGACAATCAATTTGACTTTGTGACCTGCCGACATTCGCTGCAGATCTTCAACCGTCCCGAGATGCTGCTGCGGGAGCTCTACCGCATCTGCAAGCCTGGCGGCCGTGTCTACATCACGAACGAAAAAAATTCACATTGTCTGGGCGAACCACATGCTGAAACAATAAGATGGACTTACGAGGAAGTCGCCAAACTGTTCAGGTACTTCGACATGGATGTCGAGATGGGGCCGAAAAGCCGCCATCTCCTCGCCGACGCGGGTTTCGATAACATCAAGGTCGATTCCTTTATGGTCACGAACCTGGACGGGGATCCCCAAGACTTCGCAGACATCATCGAAGCTTGGGAAAATGTCTACGCAGGTGAGATGGCCGTTCGAAGGGGCGACTCATTGGATTTCATTCGCAGGTTCCGGCAGGGTTTCAAAGATCATGTCTTTGCTGCTCTTCACCCCAAGGGCTATGCAGGCTGGCCGATCTGGGCAGCTTCCGGCCGAAAGCCGCTATGATGGACAAGAGCTCGTCGAAGAGACCGGCAAGACTAGGCTCATTTCGGGCGAAATTCATCTTGGTCGTCGGTGGAGCTGTCCTCTTTGATCTGTTGGTCAGCGGTGGACTGGCGCTTTGGAACGTTCAGAGGCTATCGCGCGACGCAACCCTGGAAGTCGGACAGGGCCTTGAAGCGGCAAGCCAGGAATATATCCGCACATATGCCGATTCCACCGCAGCCCAGGTGAGTTTGCTCCTGCGGCAAGTTCATAACGACGTCGGCACCTTGGCAGGTGTGCTCCAGGCGCAGATCGATGATCCCGAGCGTAATTCCGACGTCGGCGCGGCAATAGCACGCACATCGCCTGGCAGCGTCAGCCTGTCCTACGATCAGAAGGCGAACTGGTCTCAGAACGCTCCGGGCTCTGCCTCGGTTGTGAGCGTCTGGGGTTACTTGCTCGGACAAGACCATCAGCCAAGGCCCGACGTCCAGAGCGATATCCAGACGAGCGCGGTTCTAGACCTCGTTGCCCCGAGCCTGCTGCAGCGCGGTGCTTCAAAGCTGCAGATGTATTACATCGGATCGAAAGAACGACCAATCTTCAGGACAGCGCCCTATACCGACCAGGCTCAGACCTTCGACCGCCTTTATCCGGGTCATAACGAGGCCAATTTCTGGGACTTCTTTTTTCCTGGACTTTATGAGTCCTGGCAGGGCTGGGCCAAGGATATGAAAACGCGGCCGGTTGCGGACGATATAACCCAGACAGCTCCCTATACCGATGCCATTACCGGAAAATTGATCGTCAGTTTCTTTCATCCATTGTGGACAGCCGACAGGAAGGATGTCGCCGGGACGGCTGGCGCGGACATTACACTCGACCAGCTCGCGCAGACTGTTGAAAACGTGAAAGTGGCCCAGTCGGGCTTTGGATTCCTCGCAATGTCCGACGGAAACGTCGTGGCGATCAACAGCACAGGCGAAAAAACGCTCGGTTTGCGTTCTGCGAGCGATGCGAGCGGGACCGGAGTGACCGGACTGGAGCGCTCCTTGAAGGGAAGCTCCCAGCCTGCGATAGCAAAACTGGCCCTTGACCGTGAACAGGGCATCCAACGTTTGTTATTGCAGCAGGAAGGCAACCAGGTCCCGTACATCTTTATCGTGAAGAAACTCCCCGCGACCAATCTCTGGCTCAGCGGCCCGGTTCGGCAAGAGGCGATGTCTCTTGGAGTGGTTGTGCCTGAACGGGAAATCGAGGCCTCCCTCTATGCGGCCCAGGCCAAGATTTCAGAAGCTACCAATCGGATCGTGCTCTACCAAATTCTGGCGATCTTAATGTCGCTGCTTATTGTGACGATCGCGGTATTTGCGGCTTCGAAACGAATAACGGGCGGAATCAGTGCACTTGCAGATGCCGCCAAACGGATACAAGCGAAGGATTATTCGGTCAGGGTGGCCATATCAAGCAAAGATGAGGTCGGCGAGGCTGGGGAAGCATTCAACCGGATGGCTGAGCAGATCAGCTATCACACCGAAAATCTCGAGCAGCTCGTCGAAGAGCGAACCGCTCAAATCGAAGATGCAAAGGAAGAGATTTCGACGCTTAATGCACAGCTCCAGCGAGAAAATCGACGTCTCGGCACAGAGTTGGCCGTCGCCGAGAGGATCCAGCTCATGGTTCTTCCGCTGCACCAGGAACTTGAGGAATTTCAGGCCCTTGAGATCGCAGCCTATATGAGGCCTGCAGAGGAAGTCGGCGGCGATTATTACGACGTATTGAAGAGCGGAAATCGGTTGAAGATTGGCATCGGCGACGTCACCGGACACGGGCTCGAAAGCGGCGTGCTGATGTTGATGGTTCAGTCCGTCGCCCGCGCCCTGCAGGAAGCAGGAAACACCGATGCCGTCAAATTTCTCACAGACCTGAACAGCGCCCTGTTTAAAAATATCGTGAGAACTAAAATCGACAAGCATCTCACTCTGGCGTTTCTTGACTACGACGGAAAAGAGATGATCCTGTCGGGACAACACGAGGAAGTTGTCGTCGTGCGGGCAAACGGCGAGGTCGAGCGCATAGACACCATGGATCTGGGCATACCGATCGGGCTGGAAGCCGATATTTCTGCGTTCATCAAAACCCGTGAAATAGCGTTCGAGACGGGGGACCTCATACTCCTGCATACGGACGGCATAACAGAAGCCGAAAATGACGCTGGAGAACTCTTTGGCATCGAACGTCTGTGCCGCGAAGCACTGCGCTTGAAGGATCAGAGCGCTGAGAAAGTCGTTGCCGGAATTATAGCGACATTAATGCTCTTCATCGGATCGCAGAAGATCTACGACGACATCACGCTTCTCGCAGTGCGACATAGGTGAGACATGACGCCCACGGTATATGGTATCGACTCTCTGGCAGGCATAAGCTTGGATTCGTGCACTCGCCTCACGTTAAGCGATGGACCGCTTCAGCTTGGATGGAAGCACTCCGGAATGACCTCAGACTTTATAGCGGAAGTCATGGCTCTGCCCTATTCACGGTCACGGAAAGACTATGTACAGGCCCATCATGACATCGGATATCTCAGCAATGAGCTGATCGAAAATGCCGTTAAGTTTCGACAGCCTGGGGAGATCCTCATTGAAGCCGGCATATTCGACGGTACTTTTTTAATCAGGGTGAAGAACACGGTCGATGGCGTGACATCCTCTCGCTTTCAGCAACTGCTGCATCGCCTTCAATCGAGGGACCCCGGGGAACTTCTTCTTGAGCAAATCGAAACCAATGCCATATCGGCAGAAAGCGGTTCGGGCTTGGGGTTGCTGACCCTTCTGAGCGATTACGATGCAAAAATGGCATGGGCATTCGAAGAGAATAATGACCAGCGTGTCATACTGACGACGACTGCAGCCGTGGCGATGCCGCCCTCCTCCAATCTGTGAGCGAAGAATGGAAATCAGCGACGAAAACTTCCGCGTATGGGCTGAGAAAAACGAGGTCTATTTCGATGGCGTATTCAGGCTGGCGGGACCGGACGCCTATGCGCCGATTTACTCATTGGTATTCGGCCTGCTCCATGAGGGGCACAAACAGGTGACGTTCAACCTGACGGGTCTCGAATTCCTCAATTCCTCTGGCATAAATCTCTTGGCTAAGCTGACTATTGAAGCCAGAAAAATGGGCGACCTCCTGCTCGTTGTCAAAGGCACCAATCAATATCCTTGGCAAGCGAAGTCCCTCCCGAATCTGAAGAAGCTACACCCGCTTCTCGATTTGCGCTTGGCGTGATCCTCTTTCGGGGGGAAAAGCCAATTCACACCTCGACGCGCCATCATAAATCGAAGCCACGGCAACAGCCGCCGAATTTGAGCAGCATCCCTCGGCTTCTTCGCCATCCCCCGCAGCGCCGGCCCGTCGTGATGGCGATCCGCATCGACCACGCTCGGCAGCCCTCAGACGCTGCTGAGGAGGAGACTGGTCTCGCTGTTTGCGACACCGTCGATCATGCGCACCTCGCGTAGAACCCGGTCGAAGTCGGCAAGGCTTGCGGCCCGGATATCGGCGACAAGGTCCCAGTTGCCGTTGGTCGTGTGCAGCGCTGAAATTTCCGTCAGGCCACGGAGCTTTCGTATGACCTGAGTCGTCGATTTGCCGACAACCTCGACCATCATCACGGCACGCACGGCGTTGACGTCGTAGTCCTCCCGCACCCGGACGGTGAAGCCGAGCAGCGTACCCGTCTCCATCAGGCGATCCAGGCGGTTCTGAACTGTGCCGCGTGCGACACCGAGTGCATCGGAAAGCTTGCTCAAGGAAGCGCGCCCATCGGCGCGGAGGTGAGCGATAATCCGGCGATCCAGATCGTCGGGTGCGTATTTCGCGATGGTCATATTGCCTCCCTGGTAAATTCGCGTAAATGAACTGAACGAATTGCACAATTTACTGCCGGAATTAGCACAGATTTGAGCTTTCGGCCAACATGTGGGACGGTTAGTCTTTCTCCTCGAGCATATGCAGGAGGAACTCAGCATGTCGTCGCCCCTTCCATCGGAAAAAGCTCTCGTACCCTTCGTCAGCGTCGAGAACATGATGCGTCTTGTCCACCACATCGGCATCGAAACCGTATTGACCGAACTTACCGACGTCATCGAGGCAGATTTCCGCCGCTGGGGATCGTTCGACAAAACCCCGCGCGTCGCCTCTCACTCCGGCGAAGGTGTGATCGAGCTGATGCCGACCTCGGACGGCGAAATCTACAGCTTCAAATATGTGAATGGCCATCCGAAGAACATGGCGCAAGGCCTGCAGACCGTGACCGCTTTCGGCCTCCTGGCGGAAGTTTCGACCGGCTATCCGGTGCTGCTCACCGAAATGACCTTGCTGACGGCGCTGAGAACCGCCGCAACTTCAGCCATGGCCGCGCGGCACCTCGCACCCAGGGGTGCCCGCACCATGGCCATGATCGGCAATGGCGCCCAGGCGGAATTCCAGGCGCTTGCCATGAAAGCCGTCTGCGGCATCGATCACATCCGGCTCTACGACATCGATCCGCTGGCAACGGAAAAGATGGTCCGAAACCTTGCAGGCACGGGGCTGACGGTGACCGCCTGCAACTCGTCCCAATCGGCTATCGAAAATGCCGATATCATTACGACCTGCACCGCCGACAAGCAGTACGCGACGATCCTGACCGACAACATGGTTGGCTCCGGCGTCCACATCAATGCCATCGGCGGCGACTGCCCGGGCAAGACCGAGCTGCACCGCGACATCCTGTTGCGCGCCGACACCTTTGTCGAATATCCGCCACAGACCCGCATCGAGGGCGAGATCCAGCAGATGGATGCCGACTATCCCGTCACCGAACTCTGGCAGGTTGTAACGGGACAGGCGACCGGTCGCCGCGATGCCAGTCAAATCACCCTGTTCGACAGCGTCGGTTTCGCGATCGAGGATTTTTCCGCTCTTCGTTATGTCCGTGACAGGCTCAGGGAGACCGGGCTTTACCAGGACCTCGATATCATCGCCGATCCGGACGATCCGCGCGACCTGTTCGGCATGTTGCAGCGAGCAAGGCAGGCATAGGAGCACGGATGATGCCAAGACACGTCACATATTCCGTCCAGGCGCCCTCTGCAGTCGTCATGGTCCGGCCGCACCACTTCACCGTGAATACCGAAACCGCCATCGACAACCTGTTCCAGACCAGCCCGGATACGACGGAAGACCTTTCACTGGCGGCCTATGACGAAATCACCCGGGCGGCCGATGTGCTCAGAAGCCATGGCGTGAACGTGCATCTTTTCGACGACACGGGTACCGAGACACCGGATTCGGTCTTTCCCAACAACTGGTTTTCCACCCATGCCGGCGGTCACGTGGCGATCTATCCGATGAAGGCCGTCAGTCGCCGGCGCGAGCGGCGCAGCGACGTCATCGAAATGCTGAAGAGCCAGTATCGGGTGCAGGAGGTGATCGACTATTCCGGCCTCGAGCCGGACGGACTGTTTCTCGAGGGCACCGGCGCCATGGTTCTCGATCACATCGATCGGGTGGCCTATGCCGTCCGCTCCGACCGCACCGATCCGATCGCGCTGGAACGCTTCTCGACCCACTTCAACTTCGAGCCGATGGTATTCGACGCGCGGGATGGAAACGGCGTCGCCGTTTATCACACCAATGTCCTGATGTGCATCGCCACCGACTTCGCCATGATCGGATTGGAGATGATGACCGATGCAGCAAGACGGCGGGAGGTCGTTCTAAGACTGGAGCGCTCCGGCCGCGGCGTCATCGCACTCACCAACGATCAGATCGCCTCCTTCGCCGGCAACGCTCTCGAACTCCAGGGAAAGGCGGGGCGTATCCTTGCGCTCTCGACGACGGCGTTTGCGTCCCTAAGCCGGGATCAACGCGACACGATCGAAGAAAGCGCCGAACTGGTCGCGCTTGATATCCCGACGATCGAACGCGCCGGTGGATCGGTCCGCTGCACGCTCGCAGGCGTCCATCTGACGCGACGATGATTGCGTGACGACTCTAATCGAGGAAGCCGTTTCTCGGGCCGACCGGAAAAGCTGAGCAGCAATGAGCTCAAACCGATGGCCGCTTCGGGCGAAGAAGGAATCGTTAATCATTTCAGGTCTTCTAAGACCATTGCCGGGGCCGGCATCGGACCTCGGTCCGATGTGCAATGGGCGATCACCGTCTAACCTCTCGTATCTACTCAAGCCGTGTATCTGCACGGCGCTTGATCCGACTCGGAGGAAAACAATGCGGATAGCAACCTTAGCGTCCCTAGCCGCGCTCTCGCTGGCTCTTGCAGCGAGCCCGGCAACGATTGCAGGAATTGATATGGCCGCACTGGCAAAGAGCGGTGGAAACGGTGGCGGCAACGGCGGGGGCAATGGCGGCGGTCACGGCGGCGGCAGTGGAAACAGTGGCAACCACGGCAGCAGCAGCCAGGGTGGCAGTTCAACCCACGGCAACTCCAAATCTCAAGGCGTGAAAGGCAAATCCACAGAGGCGGCAAGCAAATCGAAGTCCGCGAAGGCAGACGAGACTAAAATCGGCACGAAAGAAAAAAACCTGTCGGCGCAGCTTGCGGGTCTGAACTCCTTGAAGCGTAACTATAAGGCACTGATGCATACGTCGGATCCACGCATGACTGCCATCGCGGCCTATGCCGTGGCTTATGCCCAGTATGAACTCGACAACGGAATCGAGCCTGCAGTCGATGACCCTCTGTTGGGGGATCAGGCGCTGGAGGACGCATTGGCTTCAACGACGAAAACCGGTGAAGTCAGCCCGGCGGTTTTGGACGAAGCCAAAACCATCTTGGGGGTTGGCGATGCAACCGGAAAGATCGATCAAATCCGCACCTCTCTGGAGAACGCCGCACCGGCGACATCAGACGAATAGCCGAGAATTCAGTTGCGAGCGGTGTGGAGCTGACAAGTATGGCTCCGCACTAAACTACGAAGAGCATTTCCGTTTTGTTTGAGTACGGAGATGC
This Rhizobium brockwellii DNA region includes the following protein-coding sequences:
- a CDS encoding Lrp/AsnC family transcriptional regulator gives rise to the protein MTIAKYAPDDLDRRIIAHLRADGRASLSKLSDALGVARGTVQNRLDRLMETGTLLGFTVRVREDYDVNAVRAVMMVEVVGKSTTQVIRKLRGLTEISALHTTNGNWDLVADIRAASLADFDRVLREVRMIDGVANSETSLLLSSV
- a CDS encoding ornithine cyclodeaminase, with translation MSSPLPSEKALVPFVSVENMMRLVHHIGIETVLTELTDVIEADFRRWGSFDKTPRVASHSGEGVIELMPTSDGEIYSFKYVNGHPKNMAQGLQTVTAFGLLAEVSTGYPVLLTEMTLLTALRTAATSAMAARHLAPRGARTMAMIGNGAQAEFQALAMKAVCGIDHIRLYDIDPLATEKMVRNLAGTGLTVTACNSSQSAIENADIITTCTADKQYATILTDNMVGSGVHINAIGGDCPGKTELHRDILLRADTFVEYPPQTRIEGEIQQMDADYPVTELWQVVTGQATGRRDASQITLFDSVGFAIEDFSALRYVRDRLRETGLYQDLDIIADPDDPRDLFGMLQRARQA
- the ctlX gene encoding citrulline utilization hydrolase CtlX, coding for MMPRHVTYSVQAPSAVVMVRPHHFTVNTETAIDNLFQTSPDTTEDLSLAAYDEITRAADVLRSHGVNVHLFDDTGTETPDSVFPNNWFSTHAGGHVAIYPMKAVSRRRERRSDVIEMLKSQYRVQEVIDYSGLEPDGLFLEGTGAMVLDHIDRVAYAVRSDRTDPIALERFSTHFNFEPMVFDARDGNGVAVYHTNVLMCIATDFAMIGLEMMTDAARRREVVLRLERSGRGVIALTNDQIASFAGNALELQGKAGRILALSTTAFASLSRDQRDTIEESAELVALDIPTIERAGGSVRCTLAGVHLTRR